A single window of Anaerocolumna chitinilytica DNA harbors:
- a CDS encoding ABC transporter substrate-binding protein, with product MKKGLAIILTVVMLISLAACSKTNNANTGNTETSSGNKTESTQKTEDTKSNGEITHLVMSFMTWTGAPADTKKVQDAINAITKERYGIEVEFQISDSSSYKQNMTLALSGGEQIDILSTILSGYNSMVQQGYLMDLEENDLLKNFGSGIVDAVGKEYVDACRINGKLYGVPNNRDMAQGRGSTAVATEYLKGIGYPVDESKEIVKVTQQEMDDIYAKLHEKYPNIELYRPTTLGISQLTDVDLIGGNAFGVLMNWGKELKVENVFTSDVYKELCNRIYGYNQKGYISKDAITDTTAVGELVKAGTLISYNTSGKPGIKAQESNLCGRPMTIFQTMDDFISSSAVASFPWAISINTVNAEASMRLLNAFYTDADLANLLSWGIEGQHYKVLDSGLIDFADGVDATKSGWSHSVGWLMPNQYITHVWNGNDPNLWTNIKNFNENAKKSAALGFSFDTTNVATEMTSVQNVYDEFQKSIEYGFVDPATGIDEMNAKMKKAGIDKIIDEKQKQLDAWAAANNK from the coding sequence ATGAAAAAAGGACTGGCTATAATTTTAACGGTTGTGATGCTAATTAGTTTAGCCGCATGCAGCAAAACCAATAATGCAAATACTGGAAATACCGAGACTTCCAGTGGAAACAAAACCGAATCTACCCAGAAAACAGAGGATACAAAAAGCAATGGGGAAATTACACATCTTGTAATGAGTTTTATGACCTGGACAGGTGCTCCGGCCGACACGAAAAAGGTTCAGGATGCAATTAATGCAATTACGAAGGAACGTTACGGAATTGAAGTTGAATTCCAAATTTCAGACAGCAGCTCTTATAAGCAAAATATGACCCTTGCTTTATCCGGCGGAGAGCAGATTGACATTCTAAGTACAATATTAAGCGGCTATAATTCAATGGTGCAGCAGGGATATCTAATGGATCTGGAGGAGAATGACCTGTTAAAGAACTTTGGCTCCGGAATAGTTGATGCAGTAGGAAAAGAATATGTTGATGCATGCCGAATCAACGGCAAGTTATATGGTGTTCCCAATAACCGTGATATGGCTCAGGGCCGCGGCAGTACAGCAGTAGCTACGGAATATCTGAAAGGTATCGGATATCCGGTGGATGAAAGCAAAGAAATTGTCAAAGTAACACAACAAGAGATGGATGATATATATGCAAAGCTTCACGAAAAGTACCCTAATATTGAATTATACAGACCTACCACACTTGGTATATCCCAGTTAACCGATGTTGACTTAATTGGCGGTAATGCATTTGGTGTATTAATGAATTGGGGAAAAGAGCTTAAGGTTGAAAATGTGTTTACCAGTGATGTATATAAAGAATTATGTAACCGTATCTATGGCTACAATCAAAAAGGCTACATCAGTAAGGATGCGATAACTGATACAACTGCAGTTGGAGAGCTTGTGAAAGCCGGAACCTTAATAAGCTATAATACCAGCGGTAAACCCGGAATTAAAGCACAGGAAAGTAATTTGTGCGGACGTCCCATGACAATCTTTCAGACAATGGATGACTTTATAAGTTCTTCTGCTGTTGCATCCTTCCCTTGGGCAATATCTATCAATACCGTTAATGCAGAAGCTTCCATGCGTTTATTAAATGCTTTTTATACGGATGCCGACCTGGCAAATCTGCTTAGCTGGGGAATTGAAGGACAGCATTATAAGGTTTTGGACAGTGGCTTGATTGACTTTGCTGATGGTGTGGATGCCACAAAATCCGGTTGGAGTCATTCCGTGGGCTGGTTAATGCCAAATCAATATATAACCCATGTATGGAACGGAAATGATCCTAATTTATGGACAAATATCAAGAACTTTAATGAGAATGCTAAAAAATCCGCTGCTCTTGGTTTTAGCTTCGACACAACAAATGTAGCGACTGAAATGACCAGTGTTCAGAATGTATATGATGAATTCCAAAAGAGCATTGAGTATGGCTTTGTAGATCCGGCAACGGGAATTGACGAAATGAATGCAAAAATGAAGAAAGCCGGCATCGATAAGATTATTGATGAAAAACAAAAGCAGCTGGATGCTTGGGCTGCTGCCAATAACAAATAA
- a CDS encoding MATE family efflux transporter: MYKYNNLSTGNVAKQLLSFAFPFIITNIIQTLYGVIDMIIVGQFCGTDSMSGVNIGGQVTNLVMNIAIGLCAGTTILIAQSVGAGRLNQLKRIIGTLFTVLGIVSVIMTGLILLLSNSILELINTPAESFQEAKNFLIVTALGIVFIFGYNALSAIMRGMGDSKNPLYFVTIACIVNVILDFILVGGLGLGALGAGIATVISQGISMLLCVIYLMKKKFVFDFKLRSFLIDSIQLKAILKIGIPMSVQNLITNLSFIFMTALVNTIGVTASAAVGAVGKYNGFAILPAIAMSAAISTMCAQNFGAGEVERAKKTWLYGMGIACVISYIIFILTIIFPGEILSIFSNDENLIRIGTPYLQAFSLDYLFVPITFTMNGLFNGAGHTRFTLINNMLSGIVVRIPMAYLLYTLLDNGLFGVGLAAPAASLNAVIISLCFFLSGRWKRKIIRFEEKVETDYLKEEAEMV; encoded by the coding sequence ATGTATAAATATAATAATTTATCAACGGGAAATGTTGCAAAACAATTGTTAAGTTTTGCCTTTCCTTTTATCATTACCAATATAATTCAGACTTTATATGGTGTTATCGATATGATTATTGTTGGGCAGTTCTGCGGGACTGATAGTATGTCAGGGGTGAATATCGGAGGGCAGGTAACAAATCTGGTAATGAATATTGCAATCGGCCTGTGTGCAGGAACAACAATATTAATTGCCCAGTCTGTTGGAGCCGGAAGGCTGAATCAACTGAAAAGAATTATCGGGACCTTGTTTACAGTACTTGGAATCGTCTCAGTTATTATGACAGGTCTGATATTACTGCTCTCAAACTCTATTCTAGAACTGATAAATACCCCGGCAGAATCTTTTCAGGAAGCCAAAAACTTTTTAATTGTTACCGCATTAGGTATTGTATTTATATTTGGCTATAATGCTTTGAGTGCCATCATGAGAGGTATGGGAGATAGTAAGAATCCTCTTTATTTTGTAACCATAGCTTGTATAGTTAATGTAATCCTTGATTTTATCCTTGTTGGGGGTTTAGGGTTAGGTGCTTTGGGAGCTGGAATTGCAACAGTCATCTCTCAAGGAATCAGTATGTTATTATGTGTGATTTATTTGATGAAAAAGAAATTTGTATTTGATTTTAAATTACGTTCCTTTTTGATAGATAGTATACAATTAAAAGCAATATTAAAAATTGGTATACCAATGTCTGTTCAAAACCTTATAACCAATTTATCGTTTATATTTATGACGGCATTGGTAAATACAATCGGAGTGACAGCTTCTGCGGCAGTGGGAGCAGTAGGAAAATACAATGGTTTTGCAATATTACCTGCAATAGCTATGAGTGCCGCAATATCTACCATGTGTGCTCAAAACTTTGGCGCGGGAGAAGTGGAAAGGGCGAAAAAGACCTGGTTATATGGAATGGGCATAGCCTGCGTCATTTCATATATCATCTTTATCCTGACTATTATTTTCCCTGGAGAGATTCTAAGTATCTTTTCAAATGATGAGAATCTAATTCGGATTGGAACCCCTTATCTGCAAGCTTTTAGTTTGGATTATTTATTTGTGCCGATAACCTTTACGATGAACGGGCTCTTTAACGGTGCAGGACATACAAGATTTACCTTGATTAATAATATGCTGTCAGGAATTGTAGTAAGAATTCCCATGGCGTATTTGTTATATACACTTCTTGATAACGGATTGTTTGGTGTGGGACTGGCAGCACCGGCGGCATCGCTAAATGCGGTCATTATCAGCTTATGTTTCTTTTTGTCCGGTAGATGGAAAAGAAAGATAATTCGTTTTGAGGAGAAGGTGGAGACGGATTATCTGAAAGAAGAAGCAGAAATGGTATAA
- a CDS encoding prolyl oligopeptidase family serine peptidase, giving the protein MGPFITKLVLELDQPLSECSLDCETFQVRVVRRDIKTGKTIQVRKSWDSDEVYPSEGERKVCAAYVSDREGNIRKSGSFITLVLEVDPRNPLGAAIAFNGTFNVQVESDYTITQRKAIICRDSRIDGLEFTELNTKRTILADDFVTGNGIYQGIGLGYASFQPESNGKKRPLLIWLHGAGEGGDDPIIAISGNKVVNLISDAIQDYFDGSYVLAPQAPTMWMDDGTGEYNKDGSSMYVESLRTLIEEYVAAHDDIDRTRIYIGGCSNGGFMTLKMIIAYPSIFAAAFPICEALNDDFITENDIERIKNVPIWFTHAVSDPIVDVHKHSEATYKRLINSGAEDVHFSCFHSVTDRTGMYVKEDRTPYEYNGHFSWIPALNNECILDYNNKPVYLDGEPVTLFKWLSKQRCKQLKHT; this is encoded by the coding sequence CTGGGGCCCTTTATTACTAAATTAGTTTTAGAACTGGACCAACCACTGTCGGAATGCAGCCTTGACTGTGAAACCTTCCAGGTAAGGGTAGTAAGAAGGGATATAAAGACTGGAAAAACGATTCAGGTTCGAAAGTCCTGGGATTCTGATGAGGTATACCCCTCCGAGGGGGAAAGAAAGGTATGTGCAGCTTATGTATCAGACAGAGAAGGAAATATCCGGAAAAGTGGTTCCTTTATAACACTTGTTTTAGAGGTGGACCCAAGAAATCCACTGGGAGCAGCCATAGCCTTTAATGGAACTTTTAATGTACAGGTAGAGAGTGATTATACAATTACCCAAAGGAAAGCCATTATCTGCCGGGATAGCAGGATAGATGGGCTGGAATTTACTGAGTTAAATACAAAAAGAACAATATTAGCAGACGATTTTGTTACCGGCAACGGAATATATCAGGGAATAGGGTTAGGCTATGCTTCTTTTCAGCCGGAAAGCAACGGGAAAAAGCGTCCGTTACTGATATGGCTTCATGGCGCAGGGGAAGGCGGTGATGATCCTATCATTGCAATCAGCGGTAATAAAGTTGTGAACTTAATCTCGGATGCCATTCAGGACTATTTTGACGGCAGTTATGTTCTGGCTCCCCAGGCACCTACCATGTGGATGGATGACGGAACAGGAGAGTATAACAAGGATGGCAGTTCCATGTACGTTGAAAGCTTAAGGACCTTAATTGAGGAGTATGTGGCTGCACACGATGACATAGACAGAACACGGATTTATATAGGCGGCTGTTCCAATGGCGGCTTTATGACACTTAAAATGATTATTGCTTATCCAAGTATATTTGCGGCAGCATTCCCAATCTGTGAGGCTTTGAATGACGACTTTATAACAGAAAATGATATTGAACGGATTAAGAACGTACCTATATGGTTTACCCATGCAGTCAGTGATCCAATTGTTGATGTACATAAGCATAGCGAGGCGACTTATAAGAGGTTAATAAACTCAGGTGCAGAAGATGTGCATTTCTCCTGTTTTCACTCTGTCACAGACCGTACCGGCATGTATGTGAAAGAAGATCGGACACCTTATGAATATAATGGGCATTTCAGCTGGATTCCTGCCTTAAATAATGAATGTATTCTGGATTATAATAATAAACCTGTCTACCTAGACGGAGAGCCAGTAACACTATTTAAATGGCTGTCCAAACAAAGGTGCAAACAACTTAAGCATACTTAG
- a CDS encoding glycoside hydrolase family 3 protein codes for MINYDVLKKNPFNLGDKQIDWVKSTLEELTVEEKIGQLFHLIMYSSEEGYLSELVHKYKIGGIMGRPMPLEECCKAITYLQKESKIPMLISANFEAGGDGMITEGTNIGPNMQIGATGNSEFAGKQGYVCAREGLAVGANYAFAPVIDIDYNFRNPIMATRLYGSDPKLVRDCGVAYTKAVQEQGMAVSIKHFPGDGVDERDQHLVTSINSLSCEEWDDSFGAAYQACIDAGALTVMVGHIMQPAYSRKLVPGIKDEDIMPATLAPELLNGLLREKLGFNGLIITDATTMAGMCIPMARDKAVPYTIAAGCDMFLFTKNLDEDYQFMTEGVKNGTITPERLDEAVMRILATKAALKLPEKKEDGSLLPDIDKARKIVGCKEHKEIDLQVADYSATLVKNLQDIVPMEVKKYRRILLYPMFTGDNAYMGGGNEDIDKIKEAFEKEGFEVSIYQPAASFQEGFSASYNEMLNKYDLLIYVANLITKSNQTTVRIEWAQPMGANCPNYQAAIPTMFISFANPYHLLDAPRIRTFINAYKLKESTLQAVIDKLLGRSEFKGISPVDPFVGRWDTRL; via the coding sequence ATGATTAATTATGATGTGTTAAAAAAGAATCCCTTTAATCTGGGGGATAAGCAAATTGATTGGGTAAAGAGCACCTTGGAGGAACTGACAGTAGAAGAAAAAATCGGACAGTTGTTCCACCTGATTATGTACAGCAGCGAGGAAGGATATTTAAGTGAATTGGTTCATAAATATAAGATAGGCGGAATTATGGGACGGCCCATGCCTTTGGAAGAATGCTGTAAAGCGATTACATATTTACAGAAGGAATCCAAAATACCCATGCTGATTTCCGCCAACTTTGAAGCCGGCGGCGATGGTATGATTACGGAGGGAACCAATATCGGGCCTAATATGCAGATAGGAGCTACAGGCAATTCGGAATTTGCAGGAAAGCAGGGCTATGTCTGTGCGAGAGAAGGACTTGCGGTGGGGGCTAATTATGCCTTTGCACCGGTTATTGATATCGATTACAATTTCCGTAACCCTATTATGGCGACCAGATTATACGGCTCTGATCCGAAGCTGGTTCGAGATTGCGGTGTCGCTTATACCAAAGCTGTTCAGGAACAGGGGATGGCTGTATCTATAAAACATTTTCCAGGAGATGGTGTGGACGAAAGAGACCAGCATCTGGTAACCAGCATTAACTCACTCTCTTGTGAAGAATGGGACGATTCTTTTGGGGCAGCCTATCAGGCTTGTATTGATGCAGGTGCCCTTACGGTTATGGTAGGACATATTATGCAGCCGGCTTATTCTAGAAAATTAGTTCCGGGCATAAAAGATGAAGATATTATGCCGGCAACTCTGGCACCGGAATTGTTAAATGGGCTGTTAAGAGAGAAATTGGGATTTAACGGCTTAATTATAACAGATGCTACCACCATGGCAGGTATGTGTATTCCAATGGCTCGTGATAAAGCAGTCCCCTATACCATTGCAGCAGGATGTGATATGTTCTTATTCACCAAGAATCTGGATGAGGATTATCAGTTTATGACAGAAGGCGTTAAAAACGGTACGATAACTCCTGAGAGGTTAGATGAAGCAGTTATGAGGATTCTTGCTACAAAAGCGGCCCTTAAACTCCCTGAGAAGAAGGAGGACGGAAGCTTGCTGCCTGATATTGATAAAGCCAGAAAGATTGTAGGCTGCAAGGAGCACAAGGAGATTGACCTTCAAGTTGCTGATTATTCCGCAACTTTGGTTAAAAACTTACAGGATATCGTACCGATGGAGGTTAAGAAATATAGAAGAATTCTTCTCTACCCGATGTTTACCGGAGATAATGCTTATATGGGAGGCGGCAACGAAGATATTGACAAGATAAAGGAAGCTTTTGAAAAAGAAGGCTTTGAGGTAAGTATTTACCAGCCGGCGGCAAGTTTTCAGGAGGGCTTCTCTGCTTCGTATAATGAGATGCTGAATAAATATGATTTACTGATTTATGTCGCCAATCTGATTACCAAAAGCAATCAGACCACCGTACGTATAGAATGGGCTCAGCCTATGGGTGCTAATTGCCCGAATTACCAGGCTGCCATACCTACTATGTTTATTTCCTTTGCGAATCCTTATCATTTATTAGATGCACCAAGAATCCGCACTTTTATCAATGCATATAAATTAAAAGAATCAACTCTTCAGGCAGTAATTGATAAACTGTTAGGGCGCTCTGAATTCAAGGGAATCAGTCCGGTTGATCCTTTTGTCGGAAGATGGGATACAAGACTATAA
- a CDS encoding amino acid permease: MYDNLKRVLIGKPLKNEESDGQKYGILWGLPILASDAISSVAYAGQEMLIVMLPVVGALAYGKLSLISGAIILLLMILTLSYRQTIEHYPNGGGAYIVAKDNLGTKAGVTAGAALCIDYILTVAVSVSSGVEQITSAFISLKPYTVIICIVMVGLLMVGNLRGIREASKIFGLPAYAFMLALLMLLIFGFAKIKGGYIPPEPTIKSLGEPITLILLLRAFSSGCTALTGVEAVSNAVPNFKTPSVKYAKTVLLLLSLIILVLFGGTSILANIYHVVPGDRAMLVLIAEQVFGHGFMYYYITITTFVILIMAANTAYSGFPLLLAVMAKEGFVPRQLSMKGDRLSYSNGILLLSSVAAVLIILFKADVTSLIGLYAIGVFISFTLSQAGMFRKWLIIKGKNWVPKAFINGLGALVTTVAVLIIAFTKFHQGAWIVIVLIPILILLMFKVKKHYENIRKQLKITPKLLERADINNKKYTNHVIVPLSSVNKSSVRALKYGTTISDNVTAFCVATDEESAAKIQEKYNELGTDIPLIIKYNPYRKVVEPLLDFIESAEYEYKKGDIITVILPQFVVKRWWQRLLHNQTGRFIERKLLKHKHIVVAVMPLQLND, translated from the coding sequence ATGTATGATAATTTAAAAAGGGTGCTGATTGGCAAGCCCCTTAAGAACGAAGAATCAGACGGCCAAAAATATGGTATTTTATGGGGGCTTCCCATTTTAGCCAGCGACGCAATCTCTTCTGTCGCTTATGCCGGTCAGGAAATGCTGATTGTAATGCTGCCGGTTGTAGGTGCTCTGGCTTATGGAAAACTATCCTTAATCTCCGGCGCAATCATTCTACTTTTGATGATTTTAACACTATCCTATCGTCAGACCATTGAACATTATCCAAACGGAGGCGGTGCCTATATTGTCGCCAAGGATAATTTGGGAACCAAAGCGGGGGTAACAGCCGGTGCCGCACTCTGCATTGACTATATCCTGACAGTCGCAGTTAGCGTCTCTTCCGGAGTTGAGCAGATAACCTCTGCCTTCATCTCCCTGAAGCCTTATACCGTTATTATCTGTATCGTTATGGTTGGATTACTTATGGTCGGTAATCTCAGAGGTATCCGGGAAGCTTCCAAGATATTCGGACTTCCGGCTTATGCATTCATGCTGGCTCTCTTGATGCTGCTTATTTTTGGTTTCGCAAAGATAAAAGGAGGATATATTCCTCCGGAACCTACTATTAAATCCTTAGGTGAACCGATTACACTTATTTTGCTTCTCCGTGCCTTCTCCAGCGGCTGTACCGCTCTGACCGGTGTGGAAGCGGTAAGCAATGCGGTCCCTAATTTTAAAACACCCTCGGTGAAATATGCCAAAACGGTACTATTACTGTTATCTTTGATTATTCTTGTACTATTTGGCGGCACCTCCATTCTTGCCAATATATATCACGTTGTTCCGGGGGACAGAGCTATGCTGGTACTTATTGCGGAACAGGTATTCGGCCATGGCTTTATGTATTATTATATAACAATAACTACCTTTGTTATATTAATCATGGCAGCTAACACCGCTTATTCCGGTTTCCCTCTGCTGCTTGCCGTAATGGCAAAGGAAGGTTTTGTTCCAAGACAGCTTAGCATGAAAGGTGACAGATTAAGTTATTCCAACGGAATTCTGCTCCTCTCTTCTGTGGCTGCCGTACTAATTATTCTGTTTAAAGCCGATGTAACTTCCCTTATCGGACTTTATGCAATCGGTGTATTTATATCCTTTACCCTCTCACAGGCAGGAATGTTCAGAAAATGGCTTATAATCAAGGGGAAGAACTGGGTCCCTAAGGCATTTATCAATGGTCTTGGTGCATTGGTTACCACCGTCGCCGTTCTCATAATTGCTTTCACGAAATTCCACCAGGGAGCTTGGATTGTAATTGTTCTGATACCAATACTGATTTTATTGATGTTCAAAGTAAAAAAACATTATGAGAATATCCGTAAACAGTTAAAGATAACCCCTAAACTTTTAGAGCGTGCTGACATTAATAATAAAAAATACACCAACCATGTTATCGTTCCTCTATCCAGTGTCAACAAGTCCAGTGTACGTGCATTAAAATACGGCACCACCATTTCAGACAATGTAACAGCATTCTGTGTTGCAACCGATGAAGAGAGTGCCGCCAAGATACAGGAAAAATATAACGAACTTGGTACCGATATCCCCTTAATTATCAAGTATAACCCTTATCGTAAGGTGGTTGAACCTCTGCTTGATTTTATTGAGTCGGCTGAATATGAGTACAAGAAGGGAGACATTATTACCGTTATCCTCCCTCAATTCGTGGTGAAACGTTGGTGGCAAAGGCTGCTTCACAACCAGACAGGAAGATTCATCGAACGTAAATTATTAAAGCATAAGCATATTGTTGTAGCAGTAATGCCCCTGCAATTAAACGATTAA
- a CDS encoding carbohydrate ABC transporter permease gives MKTKEARIYDGVGHLIMTILSLLAIIPIILMVISSVTDNAALLQNGYSFFPKKWSLFAYEWVFKSNSSVVMRAYGMSFLLTAVGVTSSLIITTLLAYGLSKKGIPFRGLLTFLVFFTMLFNGGLVPTYINYTNVFHVKDTFAGLLVPGLLMNAFNVLLMKSYFVTGVPDEILEAAYIDGAGEFKTLYSVALPMAKPIIATIGMFVGIAYWNDWNNGYIYLVKHTDLYSIQNLLNRLMQNIQALSQNASNLTNANQGLAQIPTATVRMAMATLGILPVVVIYPFIQKNFVKGITLGGVKG, from the coding sequence ATGAAAACGAAGGAAGCAAGAATATATGATGGGGTTGGTCATCTGATCATGACAATCCTATCCTTGTTAGCAATTATACCAATTATATTAATGGTTATTTCTTCTGTGACGGACAATGCTGCTCTGTTGCAGAACGGTTATTCCTTTTTCCCTAAAAAATGGAGTCTTTTTGCATATGAGTGGGTTTTTAAATCCAACAGCAGCGTGGTGATGCGTGCATATGGAATGTCCTTTTTGTTAACAGCAGTTGGAGTAACCTCCAGTTTGATAATAACAACCTTGCTGGCCTATGGCTTATCCAAAAAAGGAATTCCTTTCAGAGGGCTTTTAACCTTTCTGGTGTTTTTTACCATGCTATTTAACGGAGGTCTTGTACCTACCTACATTAATTATACCAATGTTTTTCATGTGAAGGATACTTTTGCTGGTCTTTTAGTGCCGGGGCTTTTAATGAATGCTTTTAATGTACTTCTTATGAAAAGTTACTTTGTCACCGGTGTTCCGGATGAGATTCTTGAAGCTGCTTATATTGACGGGGCAGGAGAGTTTAAAACCTTGTATTCTGTAGCACTTCCAATGGCGAAGCCGATTATTGCCACCATTGGCATGTTTGTAGGGATTGCATACTGGAACGATTGGAATAACGGATATATTTATTTAGTAAAACACACGGATTTATATAGTATTCAAAATCTCTTAAATCGTTTGATGCAGAATATCCAGGCGCTATCCCAGAATGCATCGAATCTGACTAACGCTAACCAGGGACTGGCTCAGATACCAACAGCAACTGTGCGTATGGCCATGGCAACACTTGGTATTCTGCCTGTAGTTGTTATCTACCCCTTCATTCAAAAGAACTTCGTAAAGGGAATTACCCTGGGAGGAGTCAAGGGTTAA
- a CDS encoding ABC transporter permease, with protein sequence MMLPGFLYLFINNYMPLPGLVIAFKQYNARKGIFGSNWIGFKNFEYLFKTSDAFVITRNTILYNLAFIVVNTVMAVLVAVILSELNGKRKKVYQSVILLPNLISTVIIGYLVFSFFSVENGFVNNSILPAFGLKPVDWYSEPKYWPFIIIFVSAWKSVGYNCIVYLATILGFDRAYYESALVDGANRWKQFKYITLPLLKPTIIMLTLMAIGRIFYSDFGLFYQVPMNQGALYSTTNTIDTYVYRGLLQLGNISMSAAAGLYQSVIGFILVLGANMLVRKVDKDSALI encoded by the coding sequence ATGATGCTGCCGGGCTTCCTATATTTGTTTATCAATAATTATATGCCTCTTCCCGGGCTGGTTATTGCATTTAAACAGTATAATGCCAGAAAAGGAATATTCGGGAGCAATTGGATCGGCTTTAAGAACTTCGAGTATTTATTTAAGACAAGTGATGCCTTTGTTATTACCCGAAATACGATATTGTATAACCTTGCTTTTATTGTTGTTAATACCGTAATGGCGGTCTTAGTTGCGGTGATATTAAGTGAGCTGAATGGAAAAAGAAAAAAAGTATATCAAAGCGTAATACTTCTGCCAAACTTAATTTCAACCGTTATCATAGGCTACCTGGTGTTTTCGTTCTTCAGCGTTGAAAACGGTTTTGTAAATAACTCAATATTACCCGCATTTGGTCTGAAACCAGTTGACTGGTATAGTGAACCAAAATATTGGCCTTTCATTATTATCTTTGTAAGTGCTTGGAAAAGTGTCGGCTATAATTGTATCGTATATCTGGCAACAATCCTGGGCTTTGACAGAGCATATTATGAATCGGCTTTGGTAGATGGGGCAAACCGGTGGAAGCAATTTAAGTATATTACTCTGCCGTTATTGAAACCAACGATAATAATGCTTACCCTGATGGCAATCGGCAGGATTTTCTATTCCGATTTCGGACTGTTTTATCAGGTGCCAATGAACCAAGGTGCTTTGTATTCTACTACTAATACCATTGATACCTATGTATACCGCGGCCTATTACAGCTTGGTAATATATCCATGTCCGCTGCAGCAGGCTTATACCAGTCTGTTATCGGATTTATCCTGGTATTAGGTGCAAACATGCTGGTTCGTAAGGTTGATAAGGACAGTGCATTGATTTAG
- the pgmB gene encoding beta-phosphoglucomutase, with the protein MKEIKGLIFDLDGVIVDTAKYHFLAWKKLAQNLRIPFTESDNERLKGVSRLRSFEIILEIGGLTMSEEEKEKCCTEKNNLYLEYIYQLKSDEILPGVRKFLSDAREKGYKIALGSGSRNAKLILEKLEITDLFDVIADGTIISQAKPDPEIFIKGAKLLELPAESCIVFEDAAAGIEGAHAAGMYAVGIGTAENLPKAEIILPGLKGITIKDIINKLQIHIKE; encoded by the coding sequence ATGAAGGAAATAAAAGGATTGATATTTGATCTGGACGGTGTAATTGTAGACACTGCAAAATATCATTTTCTGGCATGGAAGAAACTTGCACAAAACCTGCGGATTCCATTTACCGAATCAGATAATGAAAGATTAAAAGGAGTCAGCAGGCTGCGTTCTTTTGAAATCATCCTGGAAATCGGTGGACTAACGATGTCAGAGGAAGAAAAAGAAAAATGTTGTACAGAAAAAAATAATCTCTATCTGGAATATATCTATCAGTTAAAATCCGATGAAATTCTTCCGGGAGTAAGGAAATTCTTATCCGATGCCAGAGAAAAGGGATATAAGATTGCTTTAGGCTCAGGCAGCAGAAATGCAAAGCTTATTCTGGAGAAGTTAGAGATAACAGATTTATTTGATGTAATTGCTGACGGAACCATTATATCACAAGCAAAACCGGACCCGGAAATATTTATCAAAGGAGCAAAGCTTCTGGAGCTGCCGGCTGAAAGCTGCATTGTATTTGAGGATGCGGCGGCAGGTATCGAGGGGGCACATGCCGCTGGAATGTATGCAGTAGGTATTGGCACAGCCGAGAATTTACCGAAAGCCGAGATTATATTGCCGGGGCTGAAAGGCATTACCATAAAAGATATTATAAATAAATTACAAATACATATAAAAGAGTGA